Proteins encoded together in one Lathyrus oleraceus cultivar Zhongwan6 chromosome 5, CAAS_Psat_ZW6_1.0, whole genome shotgun sequence window:
- the LOC127081858 gene encoding protein ABIL2, with the protein MGKVTTSSTPPPLSQETSNFDEVYMQQSLLFDDSLRDLKNLRTQLYSAAEYFELSYTNDDQKQIVVETLKDYAIKALVNTVDHLGSVTYKVNDLLDEKVVEVSGAELRVSCIEQRIRTYQGCMDHKGITQQSLVISTPKYHKRYILPVGETMIGANLTKSKYVGCSLEDEEEWPHFRNAVRATIRETPTSTTTSKGRSPSPSVQPQRPGPFSFTSTMPKKDLEKRSVSPYRFPLLRTGSRSSRPTTPKTSRSSTPNPTRPITPNPSNAARQRYPSEPRKSASMRLSAERDNGKEVEQYPSKSKGLLKALLSRRKSKKDDTLYTYLDEY; encoded by the exons ATGGGGAAGGTCACAACTTCTTCAACACCGCCGCCTTTGTCTCAAGAAACTTCCAATTTCGATGAGGTTTATATGCAGCAAAGCTTGCTCTTTGATGATAGTCTCAGG GATTTGAAAAATCTGAGAACGCAGTTATATTCAGCAGCTGAATATTTTGAACTTTCGTATACGAACGATGATCAAAAACAGAT AGTGGTAGAAACACTGAAGGATTATGCTATCAAAGCTCTTGTAAATACAGTGGACCATTTAGGTTCTGTGACCTATAAAGTGAATGACTTGTTGGATGAGAAGGTTGTCGAAGTTTCTGGAGCCGAGCTACGTGTATCTTGTATTGAACAG AGAATAAGGACATACCAAGGGTGTATGGATCACAAGGGGATTACCCAACAGTCGTTGGTGATCAGTACTCCCAAATATCACAAGCGTTACATCTTGCCAG TTGGGGAAACCATGATTGGTGCCAACCTCACAAAGTCGAAATATGTTGGATGCAGCCTTGAGGACGAAGAAGAGTGGCCTCACTTCAGGAATG CTGTTCGAGCTACAATTAGAGAAACGCCAACATCTACAACAACAAG TAAAGGGCGATCACCATCACCTTCTGTACAACCTCAGAGACCTGGACCCTTCTCGTTCACTTCGACAATGCCCAAAAAAGATTTAG AGAAACGGTCCGTTTCACCATACCGGTTCCCACTTCTACGTACCGGATCTCGGTCAAGTAGACCTACAACACCGAAGACGAGCAGATCAAGTACTCCAAACCCAACCAGGCCAATCACACCAAATCCTTCTAATGCAGCAAGACAAAGG TACCCTTCTGAGCCACGCAAATCAGCTTCAATGCGATTATCTGCTGAAAGGGACAACGGAAAAGAGGTAGAACAATACCCGAGTAAAAGTAAAGGTCTCTTGAAGGCCCTATTAAGCAGACGCAAGTCTAAGAAGGATGACACACTTTATACATACTTGGACGAGTATTGA